DNA sequence from the Juglans microcarpa x Juglans regia isolate MS1-56 chromosome 5S, Jm3101_v1.0, whole genome shotgun sequence genome:
CCTAaagaatttttgttttgcatgGATGGCTTcattgtatgtgcaaaaagagtggagAATCCATAGATCATctattacttcattgtgagattgccacgATCTTGTGGAAGGACTTCTTTGCTCAGATGGGATTAGCTTGGGTGATACTGAAAAGGGTAATCgacctcctagcttcttggTAAGGTATCCGGGGCAATTCTCAAATTGTaacagtgtggaagatgatctcAATTTGTCTGTGTTggtggagggagaggaatgcaaGAAATTTTGAAGATCGAGAGTGGTCAACGTATGAGAttagaagtttatttttcaatacttttctccattggtcaattgtaattgattttaatggcatgtcttttcatgacttccttgtatTGCTAAACTAGCAAGCATAGGcaatgctcttgtatatgtcccatatgCTCAggcctttgtctattttatgctcaataaaattttgtttattgaaaaaaaaagtttggctTACTCATCCCCAAAAAAAGTAGCAATCTTACAGAAAATGTAAGGTTGTCTGCAATGTAGGGCtgataatatgtgacacgacccgttaacccaacatgaacacgacacgataataacgggtttgagtttagttttaatgggttcgggtcaaacgggttgacccgttaaaaCACAATTGCTTAACAGGCTGATAATAGGTCAACCTATTTTGATCCATTATGACCTgttaaaaaagttgaagttacaattatacccttatacctaaaagtaaaattgttgggattttaatttcgatatttttattgtttggattgttattttggatttgtaattaattttatattttttatagatattgtgattttaacatttatataaaattatgctaaacttaattaggtcaaacgggttaatttcgggtctgttcaacccatttatataaatgggttgaaatgGGTTGGGTCGTGTTAACCTATTTTGTAGTATTCACTAACGGGTCAAAATAGGTTGACACGACACAatccgttatgttaatgggtcgtgttagggtttgagattttgacacgataagcttaacagGTCATGTttgggttgacctatatagtataatatatatgccttgatacgacacgaacacgacccgttaacatgATTTGACATCCCTACTGTAATGGCCTCTTAAGTTACAGAATTTCACTCCATTCAAATTAgagttaaaattaatgaattagtgGACAGGAGCATGGTGGGAACACTAATATTTAAAGACATATTATTGCTTTTTTTAATAGGtcaatgatattttattaatgctAATATAGGAATAATACATATTGGTGCTTATTAATTTGCAATGTCCAGCCCATCCCATCTTAATCCCACTATAATGCTAATTTTGACCCATTTGGAAGCTATGCTAGATATTACACATTATTGTAAAATTAGGATGACATGATtgaaacaattttaaatttatgggGACATTTCAAATGATCCTATAATTACTTTGGTAGTTGCAATTAACccttttatttagttttaggAAATTTCAtcacatgtgtgtgtgtattttaaATCCAGGTTCCTAGCACAGAGATTGACAAAACGCCTCCCAAGTTCTTCACGCATTGGGATCCAGACTCAAAAATGTTCACGGTGAGTTTGTTTAATACTTGCTCTTCTGCTTCAAATGCTTTTAGATTTATGCTGGCACAGATATCGATTGCTTGATCAATCAGTGTAGTCTGTGTAACACAGCAAATTTACATGGTTGCCAGTGGGTCAGCTTCTGGTCTAATTCTCATCTCTCAATTTACTTTATCACCCAAGTGATGCCACCAAACTTGCTTTCTTTAATTGGGTTGGACACTTTATTCTTTCACGGGCCAACTGCTGATCTGCTTAAAGCAcactctgattttttttttcgtatttgtattagttaattttatctGACCTGGTCATTTGGTGTGTAAATGTGAAGTTGCaattatatttcaaatccaAGCCACCAGAGGCGATCAAACCTCAATCTGGCCCCGTAGCCAATGGCACAGCAGCTCCCGGTGTCCCACCAAGACCTTTGCCGCCACCACCTCAAGCCCCACCCCCACCACCGCCTCCAACCCAAGGAGTACCACCTGGTGCACCCATTGGAAATCCTCCTAGAGCCCTGCCACCATCAATGCCAGCTTTGTTCCCACCGCCACCTCCTCCTGCAGCAAATGGACCTAGGCCTATGCCTCCTGGCGGAACTCCACCTGTCCCTCCCCCACCCCCTGTTGGTAGTGGTACAATGGCAAATTTCACACCTGGTACAAGACCTCCAATGCCTCCCCCACAAGGTTTTCCACCCCAACAGATACAGGGCCAGGGTGTCCGTCCTCCACCCCCACCTTCTAGCGTGGGGCAACAGGTCCCTAGGCCCCCTCCTCAGTAAGCATATCACTGTGAAGTAGTTGTGGAAAGAACTATATTCGAGTActctgcttttttattttttatttttccttttctgaaaGGAACTATGCTAGCGGTAAAGATGTGTTTATTCGGATACTTAAACTGAATGAAACTGGATGTGGTTAGCAATTTTCAAGAATTGTTCAAGATATTTGTGCGTTTCGGTTGATGTGCTTGTCCTATTTTGGATGTTCCGTCCTTTTTGGTAGACTTGGAAAAAGCAAATGCTTAGTGGTGATTGGATAATTTGGATctattttaagatttgtattTGCTGCATTTGTCATGTCAAATTCAAAGCATATATTCAATATGCTTTATGTATGCTTTATGTATGCTCACACTTGTTCTAGCCGCTTTTCTACTGATTTAGATTTTGTCCGTCTTCACCTCCCTAGTCGGGTGCTTCTCTTGTATACAAGTACTTGGGTAGGCATCTGTTGTGCATTATATTCCATAAAAGAATAATGTACTCACAAAAAGCTGACAGAAATCAATGAAGTGAGAGATTATTGACGTACTCTTTTAATTGTCATCAGTTCTCGCTGTAAATCAATGTGTCTTCTTTGTCTATACGCATCTTGAATGTAATTCAGGTGTGGCTGTGCCTTAATTCATGTTTATATGCAATTGCACTTGAACGTACAGGAACTTGCTATTTATCATGTAAACTTGAAAAGTCTGTGATTTCAGTGCGTTCTGACTTCGTAGATATTCATGATTTACTCGTGAAGCTAGAAAAACTTTTACTTGTATGAAAAGAAGATTGGTAATTAGAAGAATCGGGGGGTTATAAGGCCGGGGAGATTCTTGGAGGTCGTGAGTTATGGTACTGTAACTTTGTAGGACTCAGGAATGGACccttttctccctctcctctaTCCTCTTCGGTAAGTTGCATTATTCCCCATCCTTGCCTTGGAAACAAATAGATGTGCTTAGAGAGACGGCCAAATAACCGCGAGAAGAGATTTAAATCAATTCGCTCTACCAACCAACAACAACATTTTCGATGGGGGAGCTGACTTCCCCTTATTTGACAACACAAGTCAATGTAGGGTTGTAATCAAGCTGAGTCGAGTTGGTCTTAGGCTTGTGGAGCTTGActtgactcaaaatactcgagctcgagttcgatagttttttttttattctttgtttgagatcaactcgataagctaaactcttGACGCGAACTCGAACTCGAGCTTGTCCGAAATGAGTTCGAGTTGAGCCGAGGTCAAGCTCGagcttgaattgtttatttttttaattttttgaataagatttaataattaataaaataaataaataaataaaagatctaatattaaatttatacagtaacaagtagaacctctattgaattataaaattttaaaaaatttataaataattaatatctaactagtttatatttatccaaaataacaatatattatatgtctacatatattattaatacatacacttaatatgatagtatattatatctatttcatatataattcacacatactaatatatgaaattattaaattttatcgactaattattacaaaattataaaatatacttatgaaatatattcattatatagacataagtaattaaattacatattatatatttaattataaaagtggtatgcttatattattaactaatatatatatatatatgtatatatacataggtgtatgtatatatttatcaatatatgaataagtttTAATCGGAccgagctaacgagtcgactttGAGCATAAACAAACGGGTCTTAACAAGCCTTGGCCGAgttgagtcgagttttgtcgggtatgtaACATTTACAAATCGAACGGGTATCTGTTTTCACGAacgagcattttttttttcacgagccgagttcgattcgagtttaaccgagcgAGTACCAAACGGGTTTTTGAACAGATTGGTTCATTTACATCCCTAAGTTGATGCTTCTTCCGACCCATTACTCTCACAAAAGACTCATCATCATGAAAAATCACCACAGGACAACAAAATTTTTGGAGTGAGCACTCGAAGAGATCTATTTGCGTACTCGATCATCTTTGTCATTCATCCTGATCTTCTCTTGCAAAGATATCGATCATGGTACCTTGGTACAGAACAACGTCATCGTATTCCTCGTGAATTAAACATTTGGTTTTGGGTCTCTTCCTTCCGTAGAACCTGTTCTGCCCTTGCCGGCATGTTCACAACAAGCTGCATTTGGAGCCTGCTTAACAAAGTTGCTTAATTAGAAAactaaaatcctttttttttcccttaattcttatatttagaaaataactcaaatgctttaaaaagtaatattgcaTTAGGCCGCAAGTAACTATTTTACAAGCTTAGAGTCGACTGAGTCTGTCTAGTGCTCGATCCGGGGCATTCCTAGTTAGTCtttgtagatgtaaaagtttggctaggattagatgattaagttgataagtttgtatatGATTAgatgactaaaatgatagagtttatcctatcattaagtttataattatggatgaatgcaaaataattattgactttatctataacgaCATTGAGTCTATATATCTAGAAGTCttagaggttgtttagataagtcatcaATATGAAATCCATAAGGATCTGCACTTATCCAAAACAGAAGCTGAACAAAAATCAGTTACTGCAGATAAGAGTTATCGCGACATGTCAACAATTCGTCAAGAGACGTCTTCATGATAGATTCTATCCGTCAGCAGAATTctactgaaactgaaactggaACTGGAACTCTTtccagattgtttatttaagggatcctatTAGTTAGGATATGTAGAGATTtagatctacatattttctagagtacTTTCTAGTATATCGTTTGGTGAGAATGTTCCTtagtaaattttcatatttgtgatctctctttgagtgtgatcgtgcttctAGCGTAGAGGATCGTGTGATTGGACTTCAGTccctagagttctaggaggaaaggcaatatttgaagatcgccagaggttctggttgttactgcggtagaagacaaacgagCCATTTGTCtgggcaagtaagagagtcaagttgcaaaagttttgtaattgatgagtacttgtaattgattttcaaataataagattgacttttctgggtttggctgccccgtagggttttacctttaaagagttttttaaagGGTTTTCTTTCGATATTaatcttagtgttatgcaatttatttattttatgttattatttaattattaaattaattacatgcttgaatactaaccaatttgttgagtgaattagTAGATATTTTCATTGCATTATAGGGGTATTTGGATAATTTCAGTCTTTATAATTTGCCTCACGCAATTAATTGATGCCACCAATTAACTGAACATAATATATGGGAGGGTAAACTTTTTTTGGTccaatattgaattttagagAGTTAGGTTCAGTTATCTGCAGCCAACCCTCACTCTATAACATAGCCGATCGAGTTATATATTGATCTGAAATCAAAGGGATCAAAGGATGGCAGGATTAGAGGCAGGGCACCTTAATTAATATCAAGTAGATAGTAGATACGTTACATATATACGGGCTCTTTAACCAATTGGGAAGGATTAAGGAAGAATTAATTTGAGGAGCTTGGCTTAGGCGCTAGTACTAACTAATAAGTAACTATATATGGACTAGGTAGCATGCTTCTATATTACTCGATTGAAGGAAACCAAGTAATCAAGCCTCGTGGTAGTACAAGATTGATTTGTCTGATCAAACTGCGAGCTGATCAACTTTCCGCATATCCGCacacattacattacaaacTGATCAATTCGGGCATGCATTTATTTTCCACAGCCAAAAGTCTAGGGACACGTAAGATGTAATTAGGCACGGTACTGAaccacatagagagagagagagagagagagagagagagagagagtatttgtCGTGACAGTAACAGATTGacaaaaaatttgtaatgtattaCAAGCGAAGTACAAATTGGATTTGCTTCCTCTTTCAAATATTGACACCTGGTCGAAGCAACTCATGTACGTATGATATAATTTACTACTTTTCTCGCGCGCAGCCCCTTAATTCGACCGATGTCAAGGCCACGGTCGCGAGCTGATAACACAAGGAAGACTAATTGGTAACAGCTCAAGTCAAGGTCATCAAGTTATACCATTCCTAATTGGAAATGATCCAAACCCAATTCTCCGCATCGAACGCCTTGAAACCCGGGTTTAAGCCTctctatatagtatatatatataccacccCTATGTTCATTAAGATTAGCACCAACCTAGCTACCACGTACGTAATACACCGTACCCAACCGCATTGATCAGATTAATTACTAATTAGACACTGCGAGAGCCATACCCCGCGCCCATCTAACAATGATGAAGACGGCCCTTCCACTCTTCCGCCTTATCTTGGCCTTCTTTTTCTTCGCTGGTATGCCTCgctttacactttttttttaagaaaaaaacgTTTTCTTTAGCACATTAATATTATAAGTTGCTTTTTTGTAAGTAAGCATTTCTAGAAATCTTAAAAGCTTTAACTATCGTACGTATACGTTGGctttatctatataatatatatatatatatatatatatatatatatatttacatgcaTGATCGCATTCTAAATTTTGTCCGTTGAACATTAATTTTCCCTCTTCCCGGACGGTGGCCCGAGAACCATATATGTGGACCTCCAACAAACAGGCTAATATATGGATATGGGGGGTCAGTATTAGAGctagattttgtattttgcatgtgtgtgtgtgtgtatatatacacacacatgcaccTATAATCGTTATAAGTGTTTCTACGATCGAGCTTATAAAATGGTACTGTATTGTAATTGATTAAATTCATTCGTTGCAATATCTAAGATATAATATTGTGTCTTTCATGTAcggcatgcatgcaatatggtGACAAGGAATTAATTTGTTTGATGTTACATGCATGCAGGTGCTCAATCCGCTAGAATAACTTTCACAAACAACTGTCCGAGAACTATTTGGCCAGGAACCCTAACCTCCGATCAAAAACCTCAACTATCAACTACTGGGTTTGAATTAGCATCCAAAGCATCCAGATCACTAGATGTCCAAGCTCCATGGAAAGGCCGGTTTTGGGCACGAACTCGTTGCTCCACGGATGCTTCAGGAAAGTTCTCTTGCCTTACTGCGGATTGTGCCTCCGGTCAGGTTACATGCAACGGTAACGGTGCCATCCCGCCAGCCTCTTTGGTAGAAATCAACATAGCAGCGAATGGAGGGCAAGATTATTACGATGTCAGCCTTGTGGACGGCTTCAACCTGCCTGTTTCAGTTGCCACACAAGGTGGAACCGGTGACTGTAAGACCACGAGTTGCCCGGCCAACGTGAACGCGGTTTGCCCAGCAGAGCTGCAAGTGAAAGGGCCTGACGGGAGCGTGCTCGCTTGCAAGAGCGCATGCACAGCGTTCAATCAGCCACAATACTGCTGCACTGGAGATTTCAATACTCCAGATAAATGTCCACCCACTAAGTATTCCATGATATTTGAAAAACAGTGCCCTCAAGCTTATAGTTATGCATATGATGACCAGAACAGCACCTTTACCTGTTCCGGTGGACCTAACTATGTTATCACTTTCTGCCCTTAAACTTGCTAAGAGGAATTATGCGTTCCCTTATATCTCTCTTATCtctatataatatgaaaataatcgAGTACTAGTACACATGCATGTGTGTGTACGTCAGTACGTAGTGTAATAAATCTTGAACTATTTATAGCAAAGTAATAAATAATGCACAAATTTTCTTGTGCTTTATGAAGAGTGCAGTAGACAGTAGTAGTACTGCTTTTCTACATGCAGCTACTTTATATATCTTCATACATGCGGCTAATGACCAAATTAAATGTGTTAATTGGTCCTGATCTCATGCCATCAATTGCTAGCTTTCTGTTTGCATCGCAACCCGTAGTACTAGTTTCTAACAATCTTACGTTTGAGGGCGCCGCTGGTTCCTACTTGATGCGGCCAACTCCGGCTTTCGAAGCTAATTATACCAGATCATCACTCACTCAAGtactttgtttcttttcatttggGAATTGAGAGCAAACACACACATGTGCATGCACACCGTGGTCTATTGACTCCGTGTCACGCACGCAAAGTAGTTTATTGCATCTTAATTAATTGAGTGATATTATACACCACGctttcatcctattttgatcatactaagtagtatATGACACATTCatttagatgataaagaagtatGTAATACATGATCAttcaatgatgataaatatatcacatcacaCTTTATGGGATGAAAGTGGGATGacagtataatatatagaattttcctaattaattttttctggAAAATTGATACAAATATATAGTGCGCAGTTATTTTTATCACGACAAGAAATTATCTTCATAATTACAATAAcaaccattttttaaaaaaaggtaaaatataaaagaaatccTGAAATATTTGGGCATTTTTATCTGGGCTTGAAAGATTTGGGTTCGCAATCTTAACCCAAAATCCCAAATTAAAGTAGCGGCCGGCTGATTTTTCTTTGGGAACAGCGCTATCTACCATCTCATGTAGGCCCAAGAGAAGcagattttcattttatcaatgGTTGTAACCCAAAAATGGACTTTCTTGAGAACCAGATTGTTCTGATGAGTGAGCACGGAgggaaaaataggaaaaataacaataaataatacagctagattgattttgaaaaactaTAGCCGAATATATGTGAATGGACAATGGTGAATATATGTGAATGGACAATGGTGTTTACGTGGGCTTCATTTCATGGTCTTATTTCATTGTGGCCGTTGttttaaggcttcgtttgaatttaaaatctatctcaattcatctcatcttatcattataatttttttaaattttcatatgaaatataataaataattcaatttcttttttaattccaaaaaaacctttttaaattttcacacaaaatataataaataattcaacttttattctattatttacaaactatctcaactcatctctaaatccaaactactcctaaatttcatgagtcatgtgtacagataatatttttattaggttatgattaatatttttaatgttattaaaattttatgttgtaaattataatatatatttttatattaaattgattttatatatacatttaatacatagttatagactatagtgatttagttatagtgattattagactatataatagtattaatattagactattagtattagttatatattaatattaattacaatgatttagtataactatattagtataaatataactatagcctatattagtataactactaatgtctcatgtacttatcaaaatttaataataatatttaaataattttctttctttttatatattatatataaaacttatatataaaaaatattttgtataatattatttttgtataaatcttatatatataagattattttttatatatttttttctccaatcGGGCTGATTTGGTCTAGTCTGGTCTAATCCTGGAAACTACGAAACTGGAACTGGTACCAGATCGGGTCCAGCCGGTTTGTGCAATGCAAGAATCAATTCTGGCCCGATTCCGGTTCGGATCGGTTTTCCGGTTCAAACTTACACCTCTAGAAATTAAGCTAGATTTAGCTAGAGATTTTCATCACTATAATATACATGAGTACTCATGTCAACTACTTTCTAAGAACTCTCATTGGAATAgttaaactcaaactcaagttttagctaatatgacatgaatttatctttgtctatttcattcacatacaATCCccatattggattatccatatattctttataataaaaaataatattaatttatttttttgaaattttaaaattatttaattttattatattttaccattctactgattatatgttaattagtaataatattatagctCTCAAAAAACTGCTGCAACCAAATCATGACAggaagtaagaaagaaaatattttttattccttttggcCATGCTACAATAATTATCAAATTTGACCTACAACACTAATTTACTGTAGTAAAAAGTCATCCccttttacattttaaaaattctatatgCAATCACTTTTACATATTCTTTGCACACTCTACTAATTTGATTGACtacatcactttttttaatataaaataactgttttgatcaatcacattagtagagtACGTAAGGAATATGCAAAAGTGACTGTATGTAacaaaattttttacatttacatAATTTAATGCAACACATTTTGAGACTCTATTAATCAAGCACACCATTAAATTTGTATTTGTGTAATATAATGAAAGTGCTAAAAGTCAATAATTGACTTACTGAGAGTTTGAAAcaacttttatatattaattagactTGGAAAGCGACAGCTTCCGGCACTTAAAACATGTATATCAAAATAATGTGCGGATCTTAAaactaatagaataaaataatatacagtcaattttatgtattttttgtatattttattgatataattggttacgatatttttttaatataaaataattaatttaaataatcacatcaataaaatgtataaaaaatatataaaaataattatatataactgaACTCTTTCCACGTGGCAGGTACAGAATCTGTTCTATTTGTTTTGCATGGCAGGTACTGAATTTGCAATGAAAGGATGGTTTGCAAGTTACtgcaaaaatatcaaatatacaAGATTTATAAAAACTGGCTAGCAAAGACGTTCTTACTAGTTACTATCATTAATCTTCTTCTCCAATATTTCCTCATCACAGTTTCCGATTTGTCCATAGTATTACATTTTAATTCATTGTATAGCTTTACTGTCTAGTTAGCAATAGTTAGTTAGACTAGTTAGTTAGTCTTTTTAGTCATTTAGTCATTTTTAGTCATTTTGCTTTACTTGTATATAAGTAAGGTTACGTGTAATCTTTTACTCATACTGAATAAgatcaaatttcatattctaGAAGCTTTCATTTCTGAAACTGTAATATGGTATCAATAGAATTTTAGGGTTAGTTTTTTGGATGTCTTCCTCTATCTCTCATTCTTCTACAATGGAAGACGATTCAGCCAGTTCTTATCATCTCCAAAATGGTGATTCTCTTGGATTTTTTCTGGTTACAAAGCAATTGCTTGGAGATAATTACCATTGCTGGGCTTGCTCCATGGAAATGCACTGATTGCCAAAAACAAGATCGGTTTCATGAATGGTTTGATTTTGCAACCTCAGAATACTTCTGATCGTCAATACCATGCTTTGCTTCGCTACAACAACATGGTTCTATCTTGGATCTTCAATTCTATCTCTAAAGAAATTGCAGCTAGTATCATTTATGCCACTACAACGTAGGATATGTGGCATGATCTTCATGAGCATTTCTCAAAGAGCAATAGACCACGAATTTATCAGCTTCAAAAGGATCTTTCATCTGTTTCACAAGAAAATCTTTCAGTTAGTGCCTATTATACACGATTTAAAGGTCTTTGGGATGAGCTTCTGCATTATAATCATGTTCCTTCTTATTCTTGTGGTGCTTTACGAGTATTACTTGAATATCAGCAACGTCAACATGTTATGCACTTTCTTATGGGGTTAAGTGAAGTTTTTTCACATGTACGTAGACAAATTCTACTCATGGATCCTCTTCCTTCCATTAATAAGGTTTTTTCTTTAGgtttacaagaagaaaaacaattggAGATTGGATCAGTTCGTTCTTCAACTATTGATGTTGCTGCCTTTCTTGCCAAGAAAGCTGATGATTCTAATCTGAATAAACAAACTTTTCGCAAAAATAGGCCTGTTTGTACACATTGTGAGCTTGTAAATCATATGGTGGATAAGTGTTATAAGCTTCATGGTTTTCCACCGGGATACAAGATGAGAGGAAAAAAGCCTTATGCTAATCAAGTCTCTGACACTTCCTGTTAATACTTCCTTAGATCTGAATATACAACTGCCTATTATTCAAGAACAATGTCAAAAGTTAACATTGCTCAATATTAAGCCATCTGCCTTCGATGACAGTTCTTCTCGTCATGTTGCAAATATTCTTACTTAATCATCTCCATTAGTTGATTTTTCAagtaatcatttttcttctaatattt
Encoded proteins:
- the LOC121267737 gene encoding thaumatin-like protein 1; the encoded protein is MMKTALPLFRLILAFFFFAGAQSARITFTNNCPRTIWPGTLTSDQKPQLSTTGFELASKASRSLDVQAPWKGRFWARTRCSTDASGKFSCLTADCASGQVTCNGNGAIPPASLVEINIAANGGQDYYDVSLVDGFNLPVSVATQGGTGDCKTTSCPANVNAVCPAELQVKGPDGSVLACKSACTAFNQPQYCCTGDFNTPDKCPPTKYSMIFEKQCPQAYSYAYDDQNSTFTCSGGPNYVITFCP